The DNA region TCCTTCTCTACTGCAGCTACACGACCTctcatctccacacggcctgtgCAAACCCCCATGGCAGGATCGTGTGGGGTTTAGGTATCATGGCTTCCTCCATcgctttgcttgcagatttgTCCTCGAACAcgcatccttcaccaaattcgactcttgtgtaaaaaaaaatgcacaaaagtagatctccgaacaaagagagtaaatatgctaaaaaggaaagctagaagtacaaaaatgcatagatcaagcatgctcaaaatatgtgaatgtgcgtcaaaacatgctaacaagtgtatacaatctacgcacatcacacccccagacttaaacctttgtttgtccccaagcaaaatgctgcaatctaaactcatatgctctacaatgctctcatatccctaatgcattctcctgaCTCTATCAAAGGGTTccattagtaagcatgatcatgaaaacaagttaagtttggctcaagcataagtaccaTGTGCACAATGCAaaaaacaactcaaaactcttcaagttccaacctatgtcctagtcaagtcgtcatcaaatttgaattcctaatgtttccagtgatagacaagtaaccagtgatagacacttacttgccacacacttggttcatatttctcaataaacccatggtctcaaaggcgtgcccaatctcaagagaagctaagcagtcatttccccagtaacctaactcggtctcaaaggggtgactagttagattccactcacgacaactgcgttttatatcccttattcacttttttttctttgccttttttttcataagtatttgtattgtgcaaatcttattcataaatgtacttttagcacaaatgttgggatattttgatttttccaaatgagcttacatgagttgGGCCTCattcagtaaccaaaatgaagtttgagaaatcaccatggaaactaagtactaaacaaacaagatgaatcatgactattttaatgatatcaaccattcaagcatcaagtataggtgtagtgaagataagatccttaaggtcaagccaagactaaaactcatctctatatgatacttagcttatgtcatgctacccaagatagagaaaagaggtacattaagcatactactaacaTCATTTGAGCATCATGAATccagataatgaacgtgctaacatttaatcttgaagacaataaagcatataagtgaagttttgatattctcaagatgtatgccacaagatttcaaaagatagtcaagtgactatcaaaacaagcaatccaagcaaaacaaaaactaaacatgcagaaaacaagtaaaaactgaaaactagaatgcaaaaaaagaaaaatcaggttCCGATCACCTCCCCAGACTTatacttttcatcgtcccgatgaaatcaatatggtggaggaggtggaggtggaggaggacgaggaaaaagatgcctacgacgtggttggccaatgggaaaaTTAGGGAAACCTAGAGTTTCGCttaggattatatgatactcaaataaagcatctacttgttggctcgtgacactcatgctttgcataaaatctctcattatAGCTTGATtcgtatcataatcctggacaaattcaaccacttgaccttgaaaattcctcgtggaTTGAAAGTActcttgtacttttctaaactgattatctgataaagagaagcgaccttccaacattcttcgttaggcatcatgcttctcatgaagcgattctagagaagtatgaaaatcagaaaagtcaaatctggagggacccgtaccataggcaaaagaatgcctagcaggatccgggtgtccggaaggctgcgggtatccagatgtcgagggcttaatgtgtggctctgtgtctccggatatggaggggacattctcggggtctacatcagtgattacccaattagctgggtTACGAATGGAAGTTCGttcgggacaaggaagaggtagaggaaaatcattcctcctaggaaatgcgaAACCGTTCTCATCCTgaataatcattttcattgcaagacatgcatccatgtcgatcatatcattgccatgaataacttccaacccatctaaattaAGTTCTAAGTTAAttgctatttgagtaatcaacccaccaagaactattgatccCAAAGACGCCCTCgcagctctcactaaggtttgcagaaaatgaaaaccagaatcaaaatcaaccttatgcaaCATGGCCCATAGAGCATAAAGTTCTATTTTCTtaacgactccatcactttcccctctaccaaaaatagttttgctcatgacaCGATGTAGGTATCTAAAAACAGGGTTTtacatgtgagaagccttggctctagagggctcatagggaTGATCTAATCCGGTGATAGAATTCCAAAAATTGTTCTAATTGAACCTAGAGTCAAACCTCCGAGAGCTACCGAAAGACAATCTAAAACAAGTGTtgaaatcactaaatgtccattgaaattcttgattcattagtctaaaggttatcttgccaacataatcatcctcattggcaaaatggacatctagtgaacttagaaactccaaaacaaggcgaggataagtaggtagatgtgtatacaacatatcactccaatctaagaacccaatcatccaatttatatcatccctaattcccatcatatctaaaatGGTTGGGTCCATATGAAGCAAATAATTCAGACATGGACGGATAGAATCGCCACATTCTGCTGCACCTGGAGCACTCACCATATTTTTCTCCTTCCGTCTCTCGCACAATGGTTTTTCTTCATTAATCGGTTTTATCGTTTCCTATTTTTAGGGTATGAGTCATCCCTATTTTTAGCTTCAAATTTTATCATTTGAGGTGTATTTAAAGGGGTCGAGTCTCTCGGTTGTAATGTGGATCACAGTAATAATATTCTTCTCCAGTTTTTATTTTCTTCCCTCAGTTCCCGTTTTTTCCCTTGCAACTGTGCGTCGGTGTCTAATTTTTCCCTGCGCAGTTTCTTTGTTTGGAATGCTATAGTGCATCTTTATTATCTCTGCGCACAATTTCTTTTCCTTGGTACTGTGCGTTCGTTTCTGGATACTGTGCATTTAGTTTTCTATAACTATTGTGCACGGTGTTTTTAATCGTTTCTCAGCCCATCTTCTCTCCTTGTGTTATTTTTCTTTTGCAACCTGTGCTATCTGTCGATTCTGTGCCAACATTTGTTATCAGAGCGTTGGTAGTATAAGACATCCAAGAATCTACGATTCTATAAAATGTCGAGCATCCCAGTAAAGGAGAACGGCGGAGTGCCATTTCCCTATCCGATGCTAAGTCCTCACAATTACACTGTGTGGGCGATAAAGACAGAGGCGATCCTTGATGCCCAGGGAGTCTGGGAGACGGTGGAGCCAGTGGAAGGAGCCCAGGTGGATGCAAAGAAGGACAAAAAGGCACGCGCATACATCTTGCAATGTGTCCCCAAAGACATCCTTCTCCAAATTGCAACAAAGAAGACGGCGAAAGATGTCTGGGACAGCCTGAAGACGAGATATCTTGGTAGTGATCGGGTGAAGAAGGCACGTGTACAAATGTTGAAGGGCGAGTTTGATGCCCTCCGGATGAAAGAGACCGAGacgattgatgagtttgctggcaaactcaGCGCCCTAAGCAGCAAATTCTCCACCCTTGGAGCCACACTTGAAGATTCCTCGTTGGTAAAAAAATTGCTCGATTCTGTCCCTGATAAATTCTTCCCTATTGTTGCCGGCATTGAGCAGTTCTACGACCTTGAGTCTATACCATTTGAGGAGGCTATAGGGCGACTGAAGGCGTACGAGGAACGAACGCTTCGATTACGCAGCAACACCAACGGCACTGAAGGAGAGCTCCTACTTACTCATGCCGAATGGCAAATGCGACAAAAGGGGAGTAGCGTGGACACTTCGTCAGGAGGCAAGGAACGTGGGTCCAACAGCTCTAATCGTGGCAAAGGGCATGGGCGTGGGCGTGGGCGAGGGCGCGGTCGTGGTCGTGGTACACAGCGCCAAGATAGTGCAGGAGGCACTAGCGGCAACAACAGTGGCACTCGTGACAAGAGACACATAAAATGCTTCAATTGTGAGAAAATGGGGCATTATGCGTCTGAATGCTACAGCAAGCGTCGTGGAgatgaggctcacctcacttgCGCCACCGATGAAGAGCCAACACTAATGATGACCATGTTCCACGAAGAATCTCAGCGGCAGGATACCATTCTGCTCAGTGAAGAGAGGTTGCTACCGGAGGTGTACCGGGGCGTCAAGAAAGGTGAAGACAAAGACGTTTGGTACCTTGACAATGGTGCCAGCAATCACATGACTGGACATCGcgagaagtttcaagaactagatgaaactatcaccgggagggtgaggtttggcgatggatcaaccattgagatcatgggcaaggggaCGACTGTGTTCGAATGCAAGAACGGCGATCAGAAGACCCTCCACGAGGTATACTACATTCcgaaactttgtagtaatatcataagCCTTGGTCAGTTGACAGAAGCTGGGAACGAGGTGCACATGGAAGGAGATAccatgaaggtgattgataggagcgggaagCTCTTGATGCTGGTAAAGCGAACGCAAAATCGCTTATACAAGATAACCTTGAAGACATTCAAGTAAGTCTGCCTCCAAGCAAGTCTAGAAGACCCCACCTAGTTATGGCATGCAAGGCTCGGACATGTAAACTTTCATGACTTGAAGCTGTTGGGGGAGAAGAAATTGGCGGTTGGTGTGCCACTATTGCCCCAGACGAACAAGCTTTACGAGGTGTGTGTGATCTCCAAACATGCAAGATCATCATTCCCGCACCAAGCAAACTTTAGAGCGACGAAGCCTTTGGAACTTCTCCATGCTGATATCTGCGGGCCAATTTCACCAAGTACACTTGCCGGTAACAAGTATTTCTTTTTGATTGTTGATGATTGCACAAGGTGGATGTGGGTATTTGTCTTGACAGCAAAGAAAGATGCATTCCAAGCATTCAAGAAGTTCAAGTCCGTGACGGAGAACACAACTGAGTACAAGATCAAGACACTTCGGACAGACCGTGGCGGTGAGTTTCTATCCACGGAGTTCACTCGATTCTGTGAAAATGAAGGAATTGAGAGGCACCTTTCGGCTCCctacacaccccaacagaatggcgtTGTGGAGCGTCATAACCGCACAGTGATGGCTATGGCAAGATCTCTCCTCAAGGGTACACATATGCCGGCAAGGTTCTGGGGAGAGGCGGTTAGGCATGCTGTCTATCTGCTAAACCGTCTCCCAACTAAAGCGCTAGGAGAACGTACTCCATTTGAAGCTTGGATGGGGAGAAAGCCACATCTTGCCCACTTGAAGGTGTTTGGTTGTATTGCCTATGCAAAAAATACAACCCCTCACCTTAAGAAACTTGACGACAGAAGCTCACCTATAGTATACTTAGGAGTCGAAAAAGGCTGCAAAGCTCATCGTCTATTTGATCCAAGGCATAACAAGCTATAAGTAAGTAGAGAtgtaatatttcaagaaaatagtgAATGGACATGGAACGCAGGTGCTGATAAAGAAGACTTACCTGAGTTTGTGGTGGTGAATGCATTCAACACCGACGAGGTGATTGTTACTGCAGACATTGAGGCAGCGGCGGAAGATGTCACACCATCATCAAGTCTAGCTACCCCATCTTCGACAAGAGCATCAAGTCCGTCTACACCATCATCGAGCACCCAAGCAACTACCTCACCCGAGTCTCATGAAGGGCCAGTCCGTTATAGGTCCATTGCCGATATCTATGCCAACACTGAGGAAATAATTGGTATTGATGAAGAGGAGAATGAGGTAATGCTGATGATGTCAGAAGAGCCGACCTGTTACCAAGAAGCTGCAACCGAGGCTTGCTGGTACGAAGCAATGGAGGAAGAACTGAAGACTATTGAGATGAACAAGACCTGGACCCTAACTGAGCTCCCATTAGGCCACAAACCTATCGGCCTAAAATGGGTGTTCAAACTGAAGAAAGATTCAGCTGGAAAAGTGGTCAAGCATAAAGCAAGATTAGTTGCTAAAGGCTATGTGCAAAAACAAGGCATCGACTTTGAAGAGGTATTCGCACCTGTCGCTAGACTTGATACTATTCGAGTCATTCTTGCACTTGCAGTAAATCAAGGCTGGGAGGTACACCATCTAGATGTGAAGTCGGCATTTCTGAACGGAGAGCTGGAAGAAGAAATATATGTCACTCAACCAGAAGGGTTTGAAATACAAAATCAGAAACACAAGGTGTACAGGTTATCCAAGGCCCTCTATGGACTGCGGCAGGCTCCACGAGCTTAGAACATGCGGCTGAACAGGAGTCTGAAAGAGCTCGGCTTCAAAAAATGCAATCAAGAACATGCAGTATATACAAGAGGTAAAAGAGAAGCTAGtatacttgttggagtgtatgttGACGATCTCATCGTGACAGGAAGGAGCACAGAAGGAATAAACAAGTTCAAACAACAAATGATGACAAAATTTGAGATGAGTGATTTGGGTCTTCTCTCATACTACTTAGGAATTGAAGTGGAACAACAGAAGAGCCGAATTTTACTTAGACAATCAGCCTATGCTAAGAAAATTCTATCTCAATTCCAGATGGTAGACTGTAATGCCACAAAGCAGCCGATGGAACCCAAGACACAACTGCATAAAGACCTGGAAGGGACTCCAATTGATGCCACGGAGTACAGGCGCGTCATTGGCTGTCTAAGATATCTGTTACACACACGGCCAGACCTATCATATTCTGTCGGCATGGCGAGCAGATACATGGAAAAGCCTACAAGCATGCATCATAAGGTGGTCAAACAGATCCTCAGGTATTTGAAAGGTACAATCTATTTTGGACTTGCTTACACAAAGGGACCCCAGGAAATTAGTATATTCGGCTACTCGGACAGCGATTTAGCCGGCGATCTCGACGGGaggaaaagcacaagtggaatgGCTTTCTATTTTAATGAAAGTCTGGTGTCCTGGAACTCACAGAAGCAGAAGACAGTGGCGCTTTCATCTTGTGAGGCAGAATTCATGGCAGCCACAACTGCAGCCTGTCAAGCTTTGTGGTTAAGAAGCCTTGTCAGTGAATTAACCGGTGAAGAGCCAAAACCGGTGACTTTGTTTGTTGACAACAGATCTGCTATAGCTCTCATGAAGAATCCTGTCTTCCATGGTCGAAGCAAGCATATAGATACAAAGtttcattttatcagagaatgTGTTGAGAAGGGACAGATTATGGTTGAATTCATTAATACTGGAGAACAGCGAGCCGATGCATTAACTAAAGCTTTGTCAGGAGTGAAGTTAGCTGCCATGCGACAATTACTCGGCATACGTGACTTAGAGCCATGTCAGAATTAGGGGGAGTAATGAAGCAAATAATTCAGACATGGACGGATAGAATCGCCACGTTCTGCTGCACCTGGAGCACTCACCATATTTTTCTCCTTCCGTCTCTCGCACAATGGTTTTTCTTCATTAATCGGTTTTATCGTTTCCTATTTTTAGGGTATGAGTCATCCCTATTTTTAGCTTCAAATTTTATCATTTGAGGTGTATTTAAAGGGGTCGAGTCTCTCGGTTGTAATGTGGATCACAGTAATAATATTCTTCTCCAGTTTTTATTTTCTTCCCTCAGTTCCCATTTTTTCCCTTGCAACTGTGCGTCGGTGTCTAATTTTTCCCTGTGCAGTTTCTTTGTTTGGAATGCTACAGTGCATCTTTATTATCTCAGCGCACAATTTCTTTTCCTTGGTACTGTGCGTTCGTTTCTGGATACTGTGCATTTAGTTTTCTATAACTATTGTGCACGGTGTTTTTAATCGTTTCTCAGCCCATCTTCTCTCCTTGTGTTATTTTTCTTTTGCAACCTGTGCTATCTGTCGATTCTGTGCCAACAccatatacctagtacacacaatctttctattgacaagaattgcaaatctagtaatttgatcatcatttctaaatacgatattgaattcgttgtcattaccttcgttgtgtgaggtcctctttcctttgccttgcaCCGGTTGCTTCCCTTTATCTTTGGAtggctccttccctttgtctccaccaCTAGATCCACTACCACCCTTGCAAAGTCTCTTCAATAGGTTGGACATATTGTCAAGCTTGAGTGGGGAAGGATACTGTTTAGGGTTGGAGGAACTAGATCTTGAGGAAATAGATCTTAGGGTTATGAAAGTGGAGATCTTGGATCTAGAAGAAGAGAAGAATCTAGATCTAGGTGAAGTTTCTGAAGAAGAAAGGGTTTTAGATCTAGATCTGAAAAAGTTTGgaagaaaggttgaagaagagaggaatttTTTGGAGAGAAAAGGGTGTTGAGATGAGGAGGGTGTGTGGGGGGCACGGCCTGGATCTGGCCGTGTATAGGTGACACGGCCTTGAAATGGTTTctccacacgggccgtgtagatctacatggcccttGCCTTCTCCTTCTTGGgtattgataaccatgattttactgcatt from Zingiber officinale cultivar Zhangliang chromosome 4B, Zo_v1.1, whole genome shotgun sequence includes:
- the LOC121978243 gene encoding uncharacterized protein LOC121978243, coding for MSSIPVKENGGVPFPYPMLSPHNYTVWAIKTEAILDAQGVWETVEPVEGAQVDAKKDKKARAYILQCVPKDILLQIATKKTAKDVWDSLKTRYLGSDRVKKARVQMLKGEFDALRMKETETIDEFAGKLSALSSKFSTLGATLEDSSLVKKLLDSVPDKFFPIVAGIEQFYDLESIPFEEAIGRLKAYEERTLRLRSNTNGTEGELLLTHAEWQMRQKGSSVDTSSGGKERGSNSSNRGKGHGRGRGRGRGRGRGTQRQDSAGGTSGNNSGTRDKRHIKCFNCEKMGHYASECYSKRRGDEAHLTCATDEEPTLMMTMFHEESQRQDTILLSEERLLPEVYRGVKKGEDKDLTEAGNEVHMEGDTMKVIDRSGKLLMLLLGEKKLAVGVPLLPQTNKLYEVCVISKHARSSFPHQANFRATKPLELLHADICGPISPSTLAGNKYFFLIVDDCTRWMWVFVLTAKKDAFQAFKKFKSVTENTTEYKIKTLRTDRGGEFLSTEFTRFCENEGIERHLSAPYTPQQNGVVERHNRTVMAMARSLLKGTHMPARFWGEAVRHAVYLLNRLPTKALGERTPFEAWMGRKPHLAHLKVFGCIAYAKNTTPHLKKLDDRSSPIVYLGVEKGCKAHRLFDPRHNKL